The genomic DNA taattgaaaatgagagaaaaaATATAGTGATTATAGAAAACGAAGTACGAAATTAATTTTGAATTAGGGGTGACAACAAAAATCCAACCATGATATTTTGGGTTATTTTGGGCCTGTTTAAAAAAGGAAATAAGTCAGAATGGGCTGAGAATTTAGCAGAGCCGACCCAATGGGTATATGAGCCTAGGCCCAAGCCTAGGGCCATCAAATTTGAAGGGCCACCAATTTTCTAATAGATGAGGCCCAAATCTCTCATTTGTAAACATTACATAAACCTAATAACCCAATTCTAGTAGATCAGGCCCAAATCTCTCATATGTTAACATTACATAAACCTAATAACCCAATGACACTAAGAGACGTTTGAAAGCACGTGCAGCGGTGGGTGCATAAGCCAAAGCGGCGATATATCACAGACCTTCTCTGTAGTGCCGTTTAGTTTTGCTCAGTTTTGCGATTTTATGGTTGGTGATTTAATCTTGTGGCTCTCACTCAGGTTAGACATTCACATCCTCATTTGTTGAATAGGGAACTAGGGTTTATTTGCCAATTTGAATCTCTTGTTTAGGGATTATGCTTATTTCAATATTTGTTGATTTTAAATTGTTGAATTAGTGCTAATTTGCTGATTTTAAGTTGTTGAATTAGGGCTAATTTGTTGATTTCAGTTTATTATTTAGGCCTTTAGGGCTTATTTGATTATTTTAAATTGTTTAATTGGGGCTGATTTTAAGTAGTTGAATTAGGGCTAATTACGATAATCTCATCAAACAATTTGCTTTGGTTAAAGCTAGaaaagtagattttatttttatatatatactataatTATAGAAAACATATGactttcaaaaaaaatttaactATGCGAATTATAAACTTTTTAGTTTATAATTGCCGGTCCCAAGCCCGGATAAAGGAGTAGGGTTTTATtactaaatatgttgaaaatgatAATTTTGCAAAAGGGCCACCACTTCGTAGTTCGATTAGGGCCTCCGAAAACGTAGGAACGGCACTGGAATTTAGTCAAGATGGGTTAGGATGAGTTTTAAAACACCCATCTAAATTTTAACATGGGCCAAGATGGGGTTTTAAGTTTTAACTATCTACCCCAAAAACGCGCATCATACTTCATGGATTCAAGTTGAGTCAAAACCCTAGTAGTCAAATCGATCAAATCCACACGAAATTCAACCTCACCGGAACCAATTTCTTCAAACTATTGTTTAGGCCACTCACATAAACTAGCAATGAATCCAAATCAATCGGTGAAACCAGATGAATCTCACTCCACCGGTTACGCTCCGTATCCAAAAATTGATCCAAACGACGTCGTTCCTCCTTCGCCCGCTGAGAGCTGGACATCCGTCCCTGTCGGTTCTCAACCCGAACCTCCGCCACCgccgctgtcacaccccaaccgatggcggaaacatcgggatgagacgaaaacgagatttgCAAAAGACTTCATAACAATACGTGACAATATAGTTTAAATCCAATTTCATTTCAAGACTAGAATGTCATACAAGGTTCAAACTTCAAACAAaagacaacattgtttcaacaatacatcaaaataacaaaattaatccaggtgtgtatctagtccacctaAATTGCATTCCTTCATCGCATCATCAAGTCTATCAGCCTGCaaacatgttttaaaataatcaacaaaaagttgTCGAGTGCAAGTTTtgttacatagcataatatagtataaaaagtgctcatatccaacataaCTCATGATATGCAATAATAGTATGCTAAAATGGCGtacaatatgttcaaacccaagtaTACAACGTGTTAAAAGAGCCTATCCCAAATAGAATAGTGGGAGGTAACAAGTTTATCTTAACAATACGCTAAGACTAATTAGCGATCATTACCCAAACCTgcccaacccacccattttgccacccctAGTTAGAGataagagttaaatgcccggatagtccctgtggtttgcctttttttcacctttagtccctaactttctaaaattacagctatagttcccaacttttcaatttttgttcccggatagtccatatgcctaacatcagttagttttctcagttaagagggtgtgaaatgacaaaaataccctttccttaaaaatgccaaaccacaaggactatccgggcatcttcttcatcaaacaaAATTATTACTTCACCTTCCGGCCACTCTGTTTCTCCGACGTACTTCGGAATCAGAATCGCTGCAATCGCacgactatccgggcatttaactctgtTTTTCCCATTTAAGTTAATAATGTCTACTGGGTACTGTTTAACTATCTTCCAGAATTATGATTGCCggcagggactatccgggaaccaccgccaccaccacaccCCGTCATAACCGGCAGATCACCACTTCCAGACAAACCCGCCCAACCCACCCACACCATCGCCGAAATGACCACCAAATCCACCTTCACTGCAACCACCATATCACCACCACCCATAACCGTCTCATCCGTCACCAAACCCTTATAATAATTTTCCCATCAACCAAAACCCGAATACCCTTCCAATTCTCATTTTCAGTAATTATAtcgttccaaaaaaaaaaaaacaaattggaATGTGTTTAGACTCACATTTTCGATTTATACAAACCCTTTAGACCCCCACCAATAACCACTTCAGAAAAACCTCTCTCGTTAACTCGAAGCCGCCGGAGTTCTGCCGGAGTAACCGAAGCACGCCGGAAAACCTTCATTCGTTCCACTGTTGGTATACAATTCTTCCCAACTATTCATTTATTTgtttctggttaatttttttCAGATATAATAAACTGATGATagttttaaaaacaaagattaaaTCATGTACAGTGGGAGGTTTTTATCCTAGCTTTAGGAAGAAGATGACACCGTAAGCagcgttttaataaaataaaaatcataaACATTCAAATCTTGCTGCTGTAGCCTGTAGTGGAGTGGTTTTGGTAAGAGGAGAGGTGGTGGATGTGATGGGTGAGAAGTGGAGATGTTAATGGCTTCTTGCATCTGGAGTTAGAATATTTTTTTAGTTAGGGCAATCTTGTCATTTCACATAATACAAAAAACTAACCACCATCCGCTTTAGGGACTACtcgggaacgaaattgcaaaagttggagactatagctgtaattttagaaagttagggactaaaaaTGTAAAAAAGGGCAAACTACAaagactatccgggcatttaactctagAGATAAATTAATAATTTTAGAGTAAAAGCATGTAAAAAAGCTTTTAAAATTATCCTTTTTCAAttaaaaagataaaaagaaaaaaacgtGTTTGAGAGCGCGATCAAAACTTTGAATGACACCCATCCGCggtaaaacaaaaacaaaaatccaagtGCCACGCTGGCAATCCCCGTGAGTCCAAGCgcaccaatcaaaatcaaacccttCCCACTACAAATACAAACCCCCATCACTCTCTCAACATCATCGCCCTTTCTCCAAATTGAAACTGAAATTGAAATTAGGGTTTAGCAAAATGGCGGGAAAATCCAGTGCAGAAGTAAAGAAAGGCGGTAGAGGCAAACCAAAGGCTTCAAAGTCCGTTTCAAGATCCTCTAAAGCCGGTCTTCAGTTCCCCGTTGGCAGAATCGCTAGGTTCCTCAAGGCCGGACGGTATGCCCAACGTGTCGGCGCCGGAGCTCCAGTTTATCTCTCCGCCGTTCTCGAGTATCTGGCCGCTGAGGTATTTTCaatttgtgtttttgttttgtttgatttgacAAAAGTTAGGGTTTGTGTTTGATTAATAGAGTTTGTTGATATAGGTGTTGGAGTTGGCTGGAAATGCAGCGAGGGACAACAAGAAGAGCAGAGTAGGTCCAAGGCACATACAGTTAGCGGTGAGGAACGATGAAGAGTTGAGTAAACTGTTGGGATCTGTGACTATTGCAAATGGTGGTGTTCTTCCCAACATTCATTCCACTCTGCTTCCTAAGAAAGCAGGAAAGGAAAAGGGAGAGATCGGTTCAGCTTCACAAGAGTTTTAAG from Helianthus annuus cultivar XRQ/B chromosome 7, HanXRQr2.0-SUNRISE, whole genome shotgun sequence includes the following:
- the LOC110916139 gene encoding histone H2AX; the protein is MAGKSSAEVKKGGRGKPKASKSVSRSSKAGLQFPVGRIARFLKAGRYAQRVGAGAPVYLSAVLEYLAAEVLELAGNAARDNKKSRVGPRHIQLAVRNDEELSKLLGSVTIANGGVLPNIHSTLLPKKAGKEKGEIGSASQEF